Proteins from one Clostridia bacterium genomic window:
- a CDS encoding ribonuclease J produces the protein MSTKRKKLKIIPLGGLGEVGKNITAFEYDNDIVIVDCGIAFPEDEMLGIDLVMPDITYLKKNKEKIRGIVITHGHEDHIGALPYVLKEVNVPVVGPKLALGILEIKLEEHRMLSETTLQTVEPGQVVKLGVFKIEFINSCHSIADALALAIHTPVGIVVHTSDFKIDYTPIQGSLIDLARFAELGKQGVLLLMSDSTNAEREGYTMSEKTVGEAFEKIFTNVNSRIIVATFASNTHRVQQLINAAVRLGRKVALSGRSMVNVVNVALKLGYLTMPEGTLIEIADLNRYRPESVMIITTGSQGEPMSALTRMALSTHRQVEIAPGDLVVVSATPIPGNEKSVSKVINQLVRKGAKVIYKSIDDIHVSGHACQEELKLMYSLVRPKYFMPVHGEFKHLKQHALVISTLGMPNENTFIMDIGNVLELDGEDARIVGSVPSGKVFIDGLGIGDVGNIVLRDRKLLSQDGMVIVIVSIDKETGTIIAEPDIISRGFVYVRESEEIIEQMRKMTYDVLLQSGKKDWSVMKSLVKDTIKEHLYSQLKRSPMILPIIIEV, from the coding sequence ATGTCAACTAAAAGAAAGAAACTAAAAATAATCCCGCTCGGTGGATTGGGAGAAGTCGGAAAAAACATCACTGCATTTGAATACGATAATGATATTGTTATTGTAGATTGTGGAATAGCATTTCCGGAAGACGAAATGCTGGGTATCGATTTGGTTATGCCAGATATAACTTATTTGAAAAAGAACAAAGAAAAGATTCGTGGAATTGTAATAACTCATGGTCACGAGGACCATATCGGTGCACTACCTTATGTATTGAAAGAGGTGAATGTTCCGGTTGTCGGGCCAAAGCTGGCATTAGGCATATTGGAAATCAAGCTGGAAGAGCATCGAATGCTTTCAGAAACCACGCTGCAAACGGTTGAGCCGGGGCAAGTCGTTAAGCTTGGGGTATTCAAAATTGAGTTTATAAACTCCTGTCATAGTATTGCGGACGCTTTAGCTTTGGCAATACATACACCAGTTGGTATAGTAGTTCATACATCGGATTTTAAGATTGACTACACTCCTATACAAGGTAGCCTTATCGATTTAGCGCGTTTTGCCGAATTGGGGAAGCAGGGAGTTCTGCTTTTAATGAGTGACAGCACAAATGCTGAGCGTGAGGGATATACCATGTCTGAAAAGACAGTGGGAGAAGCTTTCGAAAAGATATTTACAAATGTGAACAGCAGGATTATAGTAGCTACATTTGCATCAAATACACACCGAGTACAACAGTTAATCAATGCAGCTGTAAGATTGGGGCGGAAAGTAGCACTTAGCGGTAGAAGTATGGTAAACGTAGTGAATGTTGCACTAAAGCTGGGATACTTAACTATGCCTGAAGGTACACTGATTGAAATTGCCGATCTAAATCGATATAGACCCGAGAGCGTAATGATCATTACAACAGGAAGCCAAGGTGAGCCGATGTCTGCATTGACAAGAATGGCGTTATCAACACATAGGCAGGTAGAAATTGCTCCCGGTGATTTGGTAGTGGTATCGGCAACTCCTATACCGGGCAATGAAAAATCGGTTTCGAAAGTTATCAATCAACTGGTCAGAAAAGGTGCCAAAGTCATATATAAGTCAATTGACGATATACATGTCTCTGGGCATGCTTGCCAGGAAGAATTAAAGCTAATGTACAGCCTGGTGAGGCCAAAATATTTCATGCCGGTTCACGGTGAATTCAAGCATTTGAAGCAACATGCTCTTGTAATCTCTACACTAGGTATGCCGAATGAAAATACTTTTATTATGGATATAGGCAATGTATTGGAATTGGATGGCGAAGATGCTAGGATTGTCGGCAGCGTACCCTCTGGAAAAGTATTCATTGATGGTTTAGGCATCGGAGATGTAGGAAATATAGTATTGCGGGATAGGAAGCTTTTGTCACAGGATGGTATGGTTATTGTCATAGTAAGTATCGACAAAGAAACGGGTACGATAATAGCTGAACCTGATATTATCTCAAGAGGTTTTGTATATGTCAGAGAATCAGAAGAAATAATTGAACAAATGCGAAAGATGACATATGATGTTCTTTTACAAAGCGGCAAAAAAGACTGGAGCGTAATGAAAAGCCTTGTTAAGGATACGATAAAGGAACATCTGTATAGTCAATTAAAAAGAAGTCCAATGATTTTACCCATTATTATAGAAGTTTAA
- a CDS encoding tyrosine recombinase XerC has product MIKLPSVAVEFLEYMETIRGKSKNTITAYGYDLALFFKFIKIKRGYVAVDMNIDEIPIDDIDLYIINNISLADFYSFLSFAANQRDNKNYARARKVACLRSFFKYLHMTKMIKENPCVDLESPKINSRHPAYLTLDESKLLLSSIDGENKERDYAIITLFLNCGLRLSELIGIDINKISGDILTVIGKGNKERTVYLNNACILAINRYLKVRPADEVKDKNALFLSERKRRISKRSVQYLVKKYIGISNLDIEKYSPHKLRHTAATLMYKYGKVDIRSLQQILGHENISTTQIYTHLDDETLRNAVKSNPLSNEEE; this is encoded by the coding sequence ATGATTAAACTGCCATCTGTTGCTGTTGAATTCCTTGAGTACATGGAAACCATTCGTGGCAAGTCCAAAAATACAATTACTGCTTATGGTTATGACCTTGCACTTTTCTTTAAATTCATAAAAATCAAACGTGGTTATGTCGCTGTTGATATGAATATCGATGAGATCCCGATTGATGATATTGATTTGTACATAATTAATAATATAAGCCTTGCAGACTTTTACTCCTTCCTCTCCTTCGCGGCCAACCAGAGAGACAATAAGAATTATGCGAGGGCAAGAAAGGTAGCTTGTTTAAGATCCTTCTTTAAGTATTTGCACATGACGAAAATGATTAAGGAGAACCCTTGTGTTGATCTAGAATCACCCAAAATAAATTCCAGGCATCCTGCCTACCTTACCCTGGATGAAAGCAAGCTGCTTTTGTCTTCCATTGACGGTGAGAACAAAGAAAGGGATTATGCAATTATAACTCTATTCTTAAACTGCGGACTTCGTCTATCCGAGCTTATAGGCATAGATATTAACAAAATAAGCGGGGATATTCTCACTGTAATCGGCAAGGGCAATAAAGAACGGACTGTATATCTCAACAATGCATGTATTTTGGCGATAAACAGATATCTCAAGGTTCGCCCTGCCGATGAGGTAAAAGATAAGAATGCATTATTCCTAAGTGAAAGAAAACGCAGGATTAGTAAAAGATCGGTACAATATCTTGTAAAAAAATATATAGGTATTTCCAATCTTGATATTGAGAAATACTCCCCTCATAAACTGAGACACACTGCAGCAACTCTAATGTACAAATATGGAAAAGTTGACATTAGATCGCTTCAGCAGATTCTTGGTCATGAAAACATATCAACTACCCAGATATATACCCACCTTGATGATGAAACACTAAGAAATGC
- a CDS encoding rhodanese-like domain-containing protein produces the protein MNPQIVSFTPREVFEYINAGAIIVDIRPAYETDLRVFDVPRVIYLSGDSNNEIIDNLPRNNLLIVADSVGNQSKEFALSLVEHGYSEVACLAGGVVAWDHAGLPLAKDLDYEMIGGCACRLQPQKIRMEGSSVSPK, from the coding sequence ATGAATCCTCAAATAGTTTCATTTACTCCACGAGAAGTATTTGAATACATAAATGCCGGTGCCATTATTGTAGATATTCGTCCTGCGTATGAAACTGATTTACGCGTATTTGATGTTCCCAGAGTAATTTATCTCTCTGGCGACTCTAATAACGAGATAATAGATAATTTACCTAGGAATAATTTATTAATAGTTGCAGATAGTGTTGGTAATCAAAGCAAAGAATTTGCCCTATCCCTTGTGGAACATGGTTATTCAGAGGTTGCATGTCTTGCTGGAGGGGTCGTGGCATGGGACCATGCTGGATTGCCACTTGCCAAGGACTTAGATTATGAGATGATAGGGGGTTGTGCCTGCAGACTTCAGCCTCAAAAAATACGAATGGAGGGCTCATCAGTCTCACCAAAATAG
- a CDS encoding PadR family transcriptional regulator translates to MVDNKISSDLLRGHTDTIILRLLLDGDKYGYQITKLIYSNSSGEYELKESTMFSSLKRLESEGGVTSYWGDESQGGRRKYYRITERGKSIYSENKMNWDNAKRILDQLL, encoded by the coding sequence ATGGTCGACAATAAAATCTCCTCAGATTTACTCAGAGGACATACAGATACGATTATTTTAAGGTTATTGCTGGACGGTGATAAATATGGGTATCAAATAACAAAATTGATATATTCAAACTCCAGTGGTGAGTATGAACTTAAGGAATCTACTATGTTTTCGAGCCTAAAGAGGTTAGAGAGCGAGGGTGGTGTTACCTCATATTGGGGTGATGAAAGCCAGGGCGGAAGAAGGAAGTACTATAGGATTACTGAAAGAGGAAAAAGTATATATTCCGAAAACAAAATGAATTGGGATAACGCTAAGCGTATTCTTGATCAATTATTATAA
- a CDS encoding MarR family transcriptional regulator, with the protein MSFLDKAEASCCGTTIGQCYAITEIARAQEISLNELAELLNLDNSTMSRTINNLVEQQLVLREIDTEDRRYVKLKLTEKGLRIYKAIEKNMDMYYMSLLKDIPEEKHTQVVESLTLLLDAMKNNKCC; encoded by the coding sequence ATGAGTTTCCTTGATAAAGCTGAAGCTTCCTGCTGTGGGACTACGATAGGACAATGCTATGCAATAACTGAGATTGCTAGAGCACAAGAGATTTCACTTAATGAACTGGCTGAATTATTGAATTTAGATAATAGCACTATGAGCAGAACCATTAATAATTTAGTTGAGCAGCAGCTTGTCCTGAGAGAAATCGATACAGAAGACAGACGTTATGTGAAATTGAAGCTGACTGAAAAGGGGCTGCGTATTTACAAAGCTATTGAAAAGAATATGGATATGTACTATATGTCATTGTTGAAGGATATTCCGGAAGAGAAGCATACTCAGGTAGTTGAGAGTCTTACGTTATTGCTTGATGCAATGAAAAATAATAAGTGTTGTTAG
- the arsB gene encoding ACR3 family arsenite efflux transporter: MRNTKDNKNSDNNALGFFAKYLTVWVAICIAAGVILGQMLPKVPQTLSKFEYANVSIPVAILIWLMIYPMMLKIDFSSIVNATKKPKGLIVTCVTNWLIKPFTMYAIASFFFYVVFKNLIPADLAKEYLAGAVLLGAAPCTAMVFVWSHLTNGDPAYTLVQVAVNDLIILVAFTPIVAFLLGVSKVVVPYDTLIIATILFVVIPLAGGYFTRKYVIKGKGLDYFNNVFLKKFDNITVIGLLLTLVIVFSFQGKIILNNPLHIALIAVPLTIQTFFIFFLSYGWARAWKLKHDIAAPAGMIGASNFFELAVAVAISLFGLESGAALATVVGVLVEVPVMLALVRIANNTKHWFTEN; encoded by the coding sequence ATGCGCAATACTAAAGATAACAAAAATAGTGATAATAACGCACTAGGTTTCTTTGCAAAGTACCTTACGGTATGGGTGGCAATATGTATAGCAGCCGGGGTTATTCTAGGCCAGATGCTTCCCAAAGTACCGCAAACGCTTAGTAAATTTGAATATGCCAATGTATCAATACCTGTAGCAATACTCATATGGCTGATGATTTATCCTATGATGCTTAAGATAGACTTTTCAAGCATAGTAAATGCAACTAAAAAGCCCAAAGGCTTAATAGTTACTTGTGTTACCAATTGGCTTATTAAACCATTCACAATGTATGCAATTGCCTCTTTTTTCTTCTATGTGGTATTCAAGAATCTGATCCCTGCTGATTTAGCCAAGGAATATCTGGCTGGAGCAGTATTATTGGGCGCAGCTCCTTGTACCGCTATGGTGTTTGTATGGAGTCATCTTACAAATGGAGACCCGGCTTACACCTTGGTGCAAGTAGCAGTCAACGACTTAATAATACTAGTTGCATTTACGCCTATAGTTGCATTCCTTCTGGGAGTGAGCAAGGTAGTAGTACCTTATGATACATTGATTATAGCAACGATTCTGTTCGTTGTTATTCCACTTGCAGGGGGATACTTTACCAGGAAATATGTAATAAAGGGCAAGGGCTTGGATTATTTCAACAATGTGTTTTTAAAGAAGTTTGATAATATCACAGTAATAGGCCTACTGCTCACATTGGTTATAGTTTTTTCTTTTCAAGGGAAAATTATCTTGAACAATCCGCTTCACATAGCTCTCATAGCTGTACCGCTGACAATACAGACATTCTTTATATTCTTCCTGTCCTACGGGTGGGCAAGGGCGTGGAAGCTTAAGCATGATATAGCAGCTCCAGCTGGAATGATAGGTGCCAGCAATTTTTTTGAACTTGCGGTGGCAGTCGCCATTTCGCTTTTCGGGCTTGAATCAGGTGCAGCATTAGCTACCGTTGTGGGTGTTCTTGTTGAAGTTCCAGTTATGTTAGCACTGGTAAGGATAGCAAATAATACTAAACATTGGTTTACTGAGAATTAA
- a CDS encoding metallophosphoesterase family protein produces the protein MRIAVIADIHSNIFALNEVLLDIDNKNVDLILCLGDLVGYATYPNEVIDTIRENRILTIKGNYDEAVGEELMVCGCDYPDQKDAENAGLSLNWTIDETREDNKEFLRNLPMEVDMSFEVKTIKFVHGSPRKINEYLKENSTEAEEVMSAFEADILVCGHTHKPYYKMYGDKMLVNAGSAGKPKTGTPKANYVVLDLFGENAKVEIYEVDYEYENTAKAIEEMGLPHEFANIIRTGKA, from the coding sequence ATGAGAATAGCAGTAATCGCGGACATACACAGCAATATATTTGCCCTTAACGAAGTGCTCTTGGATATAGACAATAAAAATGTGGATTTAATTTTATGTTTGGGTGACCTGGTGGGCTATGCAACATATCCAAATGAGGTTATAGACACTATCCGTGAAAACAGAATATTGACAATTAAGGGAAACTACGATGAAGCAGTTGGAGAAGAGCTTATGGTCTGCGGCTGTGATTATCCTGATCAAAAGGATGCAGAAAACGCAGGGTTATCATTAAATTGGACTATAGACGAAACGAGAGAAGATAACAAAGAGTTTTTGAGAAACTTACCAATGGAAGTGGATATGAGTTTTGAAGTCAAGACAATAAAGTTCGTTCATGGCAGTCCAAGAAAGATAAATGAATATCTCAAAGAGAATTCAACTGAAGCCGAAGAGGTAATGAGTGCTTTTGAAGCCGATATACTGGTCTGCGGACATACACATAAGCCATATTACAAAATGTACGGTGATAAGATGCTTGTGAATGCTGGCAGTGCAGGCAAGCCAAAGACAGGGACTCCAAAGGCCAACTATGTGGTACTTGATTTATTTGGAGAGAACGCAAAGGTTGAAATATATGAAGTGGATTACGAATACGAAAATACTGCAAAAGCGATAGAAGAAATGGGACTGCCGCATGAGTTTGCAAACATTATAAGAACCGGAAAGGCTTAA
- the arsD gene encoding arsenite efflux transporter metallochaperone ArsD, with product MKRMVIFEPAMCCSTGVCGPSVDPELLRISTVINNLKNNGILVERYNLSSNPQIFIDSKEINRMLINNGIEVLPVSMVDGTVVKTKAYPTNEEICKFLGVTEKYLKGTVARTAKGCGSSCG from the coding sequence ATGAAAAGAATGGTAATATTCGAACCAGCAATGTGCTGTTCTACTGGTGTATGCGGACCATCCGTGGACCCTGAGTTGTTGAGAATTTCAACAGTGATAAACAACCTTAAGAACAACGGTATACTAGTTGAAAGGTATAACCTATCTAGTAATCCACAAATTTTTATTGATAGCAAAGAAATAAATAGAATGCTAATTAATAATGGAATAGAAGTACTTCCAGTCTCAATGGTTGATGGTACTGTGGTTAAAACCAAAGCTTATCCAACTAATGAAGAGATTTGCAAGTTTTTAGGAGTTACTGAAAAATACTTAAAGGGTACTGTTGCAAGAACAGCTAAGGGATGTGGCAGCAGTTGTGGCTGA
- the arsA gene encoding arsenical pump-driving ATPase: protein MIKDYNISEFNLTKYLFFTGKGGVGKTSAACATAVALADKGKKIMLISTDPASNLQDVFNTSLDNKGVPIKGVPNLTVANFDPVEAAAEYREGVIAPYRGKLPDAVLKNMEEQLSGSCTVEIAAFNEFSNFITDEKAATEYNHIIFDTAPTGHTLRMLQLPSAWSNFISENTHGASCLGQLSGLESKREVYKNAVDNLADEEKTTLILVSRPEPSPLKEAERASKELQDIGVNNQVLIINGVLEIHDDFLSDAIYEKQQNALNDMPEALKLIETYKIPLRPYNITGLENIRAFLKDNNVKYNNETLNTENIPKLKTVIDDLYNSGKKVIFTMGKGGVGKTTIAAAIALGLAEKGKKVHLTTTDPAAHLKFVLDESYGVTLSSIDEKEELERYKEEVLSKARETMSGDDLAYVEEDLRSPCTQEIAVFRAFAEIVDSSDNEVVVIDTAPTGHTLLLLDSTQRYHKEIQRSQGDIPESVKKLLPKLKNEEEAEVIIVTLAETTPVYEALRLQSDLNRAGIHSKWWVINSSFYAANTTNAILKVKASNEVQWINKVNEISKGNFAVIEWMPEEVKGEKLIELIR, encoded by the coding sequence TTGATCAAAGATTATAATATATCAGAGTTTAACTTAACAAAGTATTTGTTTTTTACAGGGAAGGGAGGAGTCGGCAAGACCTCTGCAGCATGTGCTACGGCAGTAGCCTTAGCTGACAAAGGCAAGAAGATAATGCTGATCAGCACCGATCCCGCGTCCAACCTTCAGGATGTTTTTAACACCTCCCTGGATAACAAGGGAGTTCCCATAAAAGGAGTTCCTAATTTAACAGTTGCAAACTTTGATCCGGTGGAGGCTGCTGCTGAGTATAGGGAAGGTGTAATAGCACCCTATCGCGGCAAACTGCCGGATGCAGTATTGAAAAACATGGAGGAACAGCTCTCTGGTTCATGCACAGTTGAGATAGCTGCATTTAATGAATTCTCAAACTTCATAACGGATGAGAAAGCAGCAACGGAGTATAACCATATTATATTTGATACTGCACCAACAGGGCATACCTTGAGAATGCTGCAGCTTCCTTCAGCCTGGAGCAATTTTATAAGTGAAAACACACACGGCGCGTCATGCCTTGGGCAGCTTTCAGGACTTGAAAGCAAAAGGGAAGTGTATAAAAACGCAGTCGACAATTTAGCTGACGAAGAGAAAACAACCCTTATACTTGTTTCACGTCCTGAGCCATCACCGCTGAAAGAAGCCGAAAGAGCATCTAAAGAGCTTCAGGATATAGGAGTAAATAATCAAGTTTTAATTATTAACGGTGTGCTTGAGATACATGATGACTTTCTTTCAGATGCTATTTACGAAAAACAGCAGAATGCATTGAATGATATGCCTGAAGCACTCAAATTAATTGAAACCTATAAAATACCTCTAAGACCATATAATATAACAGGCTTGGAAAATATAAGAGCCTTTTTAAAGGATAACAACGTAAAATATAACAATGAAACACTAAATACAGAGAATATACCTAAACTAAAAACTGTAATTGACGATTTATATAATAGCGGTAAGAAAGTAATATTCACAATGGGTAAGGGTGGTGTTGGCAAAACTACGATAGCTGCTGCCATTGCTCTAGGTTTAGCTGAGAAGGGAAAAAAAGTGCATTTGACAACGACTGACCCGGCAGCGCATTTAAAGTTTGTACTAGATGAAAGTTATGGTGTAACTTTGAGCAGTATTGATGAAAAAGAAGAGCTTGAGAGGTATAAGGAAGAAGTATTAAGCAAAGCAAGAGAAACAATGAGCGGTGATGATCTGGCTTATGTTGAAGAAGATTTAAGATCTCCTTGCACCCAAGAAATTGCAGTATTTAGAGCTTTTGCGGAAATAGTGGATAGCTCAGATAATGAAGTTGTAGTTATTGATACTGCGCCGACTGGACATACATTGCTGCTCTTGGATTCTACTCAAAGGTATCATAAAGAAATTCAGCGTTCTCAGGGAGATATTCCAGAGTCAGTTAAGAAGCTTTTACCTAAATTAAAGAACGAAGAGGAAGCAGAAGTAATTATTGTAACACTTGCAGAAACTACTCCGGTCTATGAAGCTTTGAGATTGCAAAGTGACCTGAATAGAGCAGGCATCCACAGTAAGTGGTGGGTCATTAATTCAAGCTTCTACGCAGCTAATACAACCAATGCTATTCTAAAAGTAAAGGCAAGTAATGAAGTGCAGTGGATTAACAAAGTGAATGAAATATCAAAGGGTAATTTTGCAGTGATAGAGTGGATGCCCGAAGAGGTAAAGGGCGAGAAGCTCATCGAATTGATAAGATAA
- a CDS encoding metalloregulator ArsR/SmtB family transcription factor, with amino-acid sequence MIQNYDDNAKIIKAFSDPNRLKIIDILSCGERCACNILEHFDFTQPTLSHHMKVLMDCGIVECRKEGLWSYYSLDSSNCNKLILFLMNLITDTDECICKDKSKCECK; translated from the coding sequence ATGATTCAGAACTATGATGATAATGCAAAAATTATTAAAGCCTTTTCAGATCCCAACAGGCTTAAAATAATAGACATCTTATCCTGTGGGGAAAGATGTGCCTGTAATATATTAGAGCATTTCGATTTTACGCAGCCAACACTTTCGCATCATATGAAGGTGTTAATGGACTGTGGTATTGTGGAATGCAGAAAAGAAGGCCTCTGGAGTTATTATTCTCTAGATAGTTCCAACTGCAATAAACTTATTCTATTTCTTATGAATCTTATAACAGATACGGATGAATGTATTTGTAAAGATAAATCTAAATGTGAGTGTAAGTAA
- a CDS encoding helix-turn-helix transcriptional regulator, translated as MANTLGSRIGEFRKKKGITQDQLAEYSGISSQAVSKWENDLSCPDITLLPQLADYFNVTVDELLRGEKSQVVQVVSEGERKDFNKMLLKVFVHSEQGDIVKVNLPLGLVKVALEIGMQLPQISCNDALKNIDFQAILLMAESGVIGKIVEVKSANGDNVEIVIE; from the coding sequence ATGGCTAATACATTAGGTTCAAGGATTGGAGAATTCAGAAAGAAAAAGGGTATTACTCAGGACCAACTTGCAGAGTACAGCGGCATCTCGTCTCAAGCAGTAAGTAAGTGGGAGAATGACTTGTCATGCCCAGATATTACTTTACTTCCTCAACTCGCAGATTATTTTAATGTCACAGTAGATGAACTTCTAAGGGGTGAAAAATCTCAAGTTGTTCAAGTCGTTTCAGAAGGAGAACGCAAAGATTTTAACAAGATGCTTTTAAAGGTATTTGTTCACAGTGAACAGGGCGATATTGTAAAAGTGAATTTACCACTTGGATTGGTAAAAGTTGCTTTGGAAATCGGAATGCAATTACCACAGATTTCATGCAATGATGCTTTGAAAAACATTGATTTTCAAGCGATATTACTAATGGCGGAAAGCGGAGTGATAGGTAAGATAGTGGAGGTTAAGAGTGCTAATGGCGATAACGTTGAAATTGTAATTGAGTGA
- a CDS encoding hydrogenase maturation protease: MKKILVIGIGSRIMMDDAIGIYIVEDLRQLGTNPNITYILGETDVDYCIEDVLDFDFVIIIDAFLSGKQPGEITILPLNELNEESEDSLYSAHGVHLLNMLRCAKRLPDGIIVGIEPHEIIYGFSLSDRLQNCFDRILNEVHRYIGSYTVQYGGK, from the coding sequence ATGAAAAAGATACTCGTTATAGGAATAGGCAGCCGGATTATGATGGATGATGCAATCGGCATTTATATTGTTGAGGACTTGAGACAGCTTGGTACAAACCCTAATATAACATATATACTCGGAGAGACTGATGTGGATTATTGTATTGAAGATGTTCTTGATTTTGATTTTGTTATTATTATTGATGCATTTTTATCAGGGAAGCAGCCAGGTGAGATTACAATATTGCCATTAAACGAGTTAAATGAGGAAAGCGAAGACAGTCTCTATTCTGCGCATGGAGTACATTTGTTAAACATGCTGCGATGTGCTAAACGCCTTCCAGATGGCATTATTGTTGGGATTGAGCCACATGAGATTATTTATGGTTTTTCACTGAGCGACAGACTTCAAAACTGCTTCGATCGTATTTTAAACGAAGTCCACAGATATATTGGAAGCTATACTGTACAGTATGGTGGAAAGTAA
- the arsM gene encoding arsenite methyltransferase: MNSDVKQKVKSYYGGIAKKVNRESKSSCCGGSSCCNSISDDSIIYKGENLENLPIEAVNASLGCANPLLLAQLKEGETVLDLGSGGGIDVLLATRYVGSTGKIYGLDMTDEMLELANKNKKRMGVENVEFIKGYIEDIPLDEYTVDAVISNCVINLSDDKEKALSEAYRVIKKGGRLAISDIIVLKDVPKDIKNMAELWVGCIAGALSTDEYKTILEKVGFKHIEIKPVHVYTKEVILEILQQKNYLLEIEVGDVLELLDGAYAGAYIKAEK; the protein is encoded by the coding sequence ATGAATTCTGATGTGAAGCAAAAAGTGAAGTCATACTATGGAGGAATTGCAAAAAAGGTTAATAGGGAATCAAAGAGCAGCTGTTGTGGAGGTTCATCCTGCTGCAACAGCATTAGTGACGATTCAATCATTTATAAAGGTGAAAATCTTGAGAATTTACCGATAGAAGCTGTAAATGCATCTTTAGGTTGCGCAAATCCGCTGCTTCTTGCACAGTTAAAAGAGGGAGAGACTGTACTGGACCTTGGAAGCGGCGGGGGGATAGATGTTCTATTGGCAACCAGATATGTAGGCAGCACGGGTAAGATATATGGCCTGGATATGACTGATGAAATGCTGGAATTAGCCAATAAGAATAAAAAGAGAATGGGAGTGGAAAATGTTGAGTTCATCAAGGGCTATATTGAAGATATTCCACTGGATGAATATACAGTAGATGCAGTAATCTCCAATTGTGTAATAAACCTGTCTGATGACAAGGAGAAAGCTTTGTCTGAGGCTTATAGAGTTATAAAGAAAGGCGGAAGACTAGCAATTTCTGATATTATAGTCCTAAAGGATGTTCCGAAGGATATCAAAAATATGGCTGAACTCTGGGTAGGCTGTATAGCGGGTGCTTTAAGTACCGATGAGTACAAAACTATACTTGAAAAGGTTGGCTTTAAACACATTGAGATAAAACCTGTTCATGTATATACAAAGGAAGTTATATTAGAAATTTTGCAGCAGAAAAATTATTTGCTTGAAATTGAGGTTGGAGATGTCTTGGAATTACTAGATGGTGCATATGCGGGAGCATATATTAAAGCTGAAAAATAA